The Pontibacillus halophilus JSM 076056 = DSM 19796 genome includes a region encoding these proteins:
- a CDS encoding NADP-dependent oxidoreductase, with product MNAVVIEQYGGTEVLKGKEVPTPEIERNQVLVEVYATSINPIDWKVREGYLQEMLKWDFPIILGWDVAGIITEVGEDVEGYKPGDRVFARPATTNQGTYAEYVPVDESLLAPLPDGVKFSEAASVPLAGLTAWQCLFDSLNIQEGDHVLIHAGSGGVGSFAIQFAKEAGAYVSSTASGSNEELLKSLGVDQFINYKDENFEDVVKDVDAVLDTLGGDVQAGSLRTLKQGGKLVSIVGVDHEELAKERGVHAEAYWLEPDGEQLAAIGSLLEQKKVKPIVGHVFEFNEQGVKEAHELSATHHARGKIVIQMKEDDC from the coding sequence ATGAATGCAGTTGTTATAGAGCAATACGGGGGCACAGAAGTCCTTAAAGGAAAAGAAGTGCCAACCCCAGAGATTGAGCGCAATCAAGTCCTAGTAGAGGTGTACGCTACTTCAATCAACCCAATTGATTGGAAGGTACGCGAAGGGTACTTACAAGAAATGTTGAAGTGGGACTTTCCCATTATATTAGGTTGGGATGTAGCTGGTATCATTACGGAGGTTGGAGAAGATGTAGAAGGATATAAGCCAGGTGACCGCGTATTTGCACGCCCTGCTACAACGAACCAGGGAACGTATGCGGAGTATGTACCAGTGGATGAATCGCTCCTTGCGCCGCTTCCAGATGGCGTGAAGTTCTCTGAGGCAGCTTCTGTCCCTCTTGCCGGTTTAACCGCTTGGCAGTGCTTGTTTGACTCCTTAAACATTCAAGAAGGCGATCATGTGCTCATTCATGCTGGTTCTGGAGGCGTAGGAAGTTTCGCCATACAGTTTGCGAAAGAAGCAGGTGCCTATGTAAGCTCCACAGCTAGCGGCTCAAATGAAGAACTACTAAAATCTTTAGGTGTCGACCAATTTATTAATTATAAGGATGAGAACTTTGAAGATGTTGTGAAGGATGTGGATGCAGTACTCGATACATTAGGAGGCGATGTTCAAGCGGGAAGTCTTCGGACATTGAAACAAGGTGGGAAGCTTGTTTCAATCGTTGGAGTTGATCACGAAGAGCTTGCCAAAGAACGAGGCGTACATGCGGAAGCTTACTGGCTTGAGCCGGATGGCGAACAGTTAGCGGCAATCGGAAGCCTATTAGAACAGAAGAAAGTTAAACCCATTGTTGGCCATGTATTCGAGTTTAACGAGCAAGGCGTGAAAGAGGCTCATGAATTAAGTGCTACCCATCATGCAAGAGGCAAAATCGTTATTCAAATGAAAGAGGATGATTGCTAA
- the recQ gene encoding DNA helicase RecQ: MLEQAQQVLKQYFGFSSFRPGQEAVIKHVLEQRNTVGIMPTGGGKSLCYQVPGLLLEGTAVIISPLISLMKDQVDSLQALGIEATYVNSSLSNDELTERLRGLEQGAYQFIYVAPERFDSDRFIHALRKTPLSLIAFDEAHCISQWGHDFRPSYRSIIHNLAKLNDLPVLMGLTATATEEVTEDIQQLLHVSEEATVNTGFARDNLAFQVVKGAEKHDYIEEYIASRRNESGIIYTATRKDADRIYDWLSRKGHRISKYHAGRSEEERKQAQNDFIQDEVQLMVATNAFGMGIDKSNVRYVIHYSLPMNIESYYQEAGRAGRDGEPSDCILLFSPKDIHLQKFLIEQSNMDDEKKTMEYQKLQQMVNYCHTDRCLMNFMLTYFNDPFNREECGACSNCLSTGEQTDRTKEAQIVLSCIKRMGERFGAGMVAKVLKGSKSQKVLDFRFHTLSTYGLLSKWKEKEIAQFIQYLISEGIVSASEGQYPLLKLTQEALPVLKSERTVTMKVETPVQQQTDENVDQELFEQLRSLRKSIADEHEIPPYIVFSDATLKEMTIHLPTTKEHMLSIKGVGEKKFEQYGDVFLDRITSYRAVVDGTI, translated from the coding sequence ATGCTTGAACAAGCCCAACAAGTGTTAAAGCAATATTTCGGCTTCTCGTCCTTTCGCCCTGGACAAGAAGCTGTAATTAAACACGTTCTAGAACAAAGAAACACAGTCGGGATTATGCCGACAGGAGGAGGGAAATCGTTATGTTACCAAGTGCCTGGACTTCTGTTAGAAGGAACAGCTGTCATCATTTCCCCCCTTATCTCCCTCATGAAAGACCAAGTAGACTCCTTACAAGCTTTAGGTATAGAAGCGACGTATGTGAACAGTTCATTAAGTAATGACGAGTTAACTGAACGTCTTAGAGGACTTGAACAAGGGGCCTACCAATTTATCTATGTAGCGCCTGAACGCTTTGACAGCGACCGATTCATCCATGCACTCCGTAAAACCCCACTCTCTCTTATCGCCTTTGACGAGGCGCATTGTATCTCACAGTGGGGGCACGATTTCAGACCGAGTTACCGTTCCATTATTCATAATCTAGCTAAGCTTAACGACCTCCCGGTACTAATGGGATTAACCGCAACTGCTACAGAAGAGGTCACAGAAGATATCCAACAGCTACTTCACGTAAGTGAGGAGGCAACCGTCAATACAGGATTTGCCCGCGACAACCTCGCATTCCAAGTCGTAAAAGGGGCAGAAAAACACGATTACATTGAAGAATATATCGCTTCAAGACGCAACGAGTCAGGTATTATCTATACTGCAACCCGTAAGGATGCAGACCGCATCTATGATTGGCTAAGCCGTAAAGGACACCGCATCTCAAAGTATCACGCTGGACGTTCCGAAGAAGAGCGGAAACAAGCACAGAATGACTTTATCCAAGATGAAGTTCAGCTTATGGTAGCTACTAACGCATTCGGGATGGGCATCGATAAATCAAACGTCCGTTACGTTATTCACTACTCACTTCCGATGAACATTGAGTCTTATTATCAAGAAGCTGGACGGGCTGGTCGAGACGGTGAACCAAGTGATTGCATCTTGCTATTTTCACCAAAGGATATTCACTTGCAGAAATTCCTGATTGAGCAATCCAACATGGATGATGAGAAGAAGACGATGGAATACCAGAAACTTCAACAGATGGTCAATTACTGCCACACTGACCGTTGCCTGATGAACTTTATGCTTACGTACTTTAATGACCCATTTAACAGAGAAGAATGTGGTGCTTGTAGCAACTGTTTATCAACAGGTGAACAAACGGACCGGACGAAGGAAGCCCAAATCGTCTTATCTTGTATTAAGCGAATGGGTGAACGCTTTGGAGCAGGGATGGTCGCAAAGGTATTAAAGGGTTCGAAAAGCCAAAAAGTACTCGACTTCCGCTTTCACACTCTTTCTACTTACGGCCTCTTGTCCAAATGGAAAGAAAAAGAGATTGCACAATTTATTCAATACCTAATTTCTGAAGGAATTGTGAGTGCAAGTGAAGGGCAATACCCACTTCTTAAACTTACTCAAGAAGCCCTTCCTGTCCTAAAGTCAGAGCGCACTGTCACCATGAAGGTGGAGACACCTGTTCAGCAGCAAACGGATGAGAACGTGGATCAAGAATTATTTGAGCAACTCCGATCTCTCCGTAAATCCATCGCAGATGAACATGAAATTCCGCCTTATATTGTATTTTCCGATGCAACACTAAAAGAAATGACCATTCATCTTCCAACAACGAAAGAACACATGCTTTCCATTAAAGGTGTTGGAGAGAAGAAATTTGAACAATATGGTGATGTGTTCTTAGACAGAATCACATCATACAGAGCCGTCGTAGACGGTACTATATAA
- a CDS encoding cation:proton antiporter → MFDSLLFDTMLIAALGIGSQWVGWRFRIPAIVVMSIVGLLAGPILGVINPSEDFGEVFKPLISLAVAIILFEGSLSLDFREVRGLGRPVFRIVTIGAFLAWILGSLAAHYVAGLSLAVAFVIGGLFIVTGPTVILPLLRQAKLKPRPAALLKWEGIVVDPFGALLAVFAFEIIQFFSNDDVTAMTLLMFFLASGFATLLGYGCAKGLGYIFENGHVPEFLKSPVMFGVVIACFTVADEITHETGLLAVTAMGITLANMHISSIQDMRHFKENISILLTSAVFVMLTASLTKETLLQILDINILAFVLLMLFVVRPLSIWLSTIGTDLTSAEKTFVGWIAPRGIVALTVASYFSSVLSESGFEDASILTSLTFALVFSTVLAHGFSIGWLAKKLGLAIDNQPGVLIVGASSFSTALSKTLKELKIPVLISDSSFQRLETARKAGIPFIREEILSEQTEYNLDMTPYEYMIAASELDSYNALVCNTFVPEIGRSNLFQLALHNRRGEDLEAMGNTIGGRLLFNEQATWEALNEKVESGFVFRKTNITNQYRYQQYMDERHPEAIPLFILKPSGKIEFFTRKSQRKAEPGDLVVSLTPPTKEFKKIQEKITEKKT, encoded by the coding sequence ATGTTTGATTCATTGCTCTTTGATACAATGTTGATTGCTGCCTTAGGAATAGGGTCGCAATGGGTCGGATGGCGTTTTCGTATTCCAGCCATAGTCGTGATGTCGATTGTGGGGTTGCTAGCTGGCCCGATACTGGGTGTGATAAATCCATCTGAAGATTTTGGTGAAGTCTTTAAACCACTGATTTCATTGGCAGTGGCTATTATATTATTTGAAGGAAGTTTAAGTCTTGATTTTAGAGAGGTTCGTGGACTTGGTCGACCGGTATTCCGAATTGTCACCATTGGAGCGTTCCTAGCTTGGATTTTAGGCTCGCTTGCCGCGCACTACGTCGCAGGACTGTCTCTAGCTGTCGCATTCGTTATTGGTGGGCTATTCATCGTAACAGGGCCAACGGTCATCTTGCCATTGCTCCGACAGGCTAAGCTAAAGCCAAGACCTGCTGCATTATTAAAGTGGGAAGGAATTGTAGTCGACCCATTTGGAGCATTACTTGCTGTATTCGCCTTTGAGATTATCCAATTCTTCTCGAATGACGATGTTACAGCCATGACACTTCTCATGTTCTTCCTAGCCTCAGGCTTTGCAACCTTACTAGGTTATGGTTGTGCAAAGGGATTAGGTTACATCTTCGAGAATGGTCATGTGCCTGAGTTCCTTAAATCCCCTGTCATGTTTGGTGTTGTCATTGCGTGTTTCACTGTTGCTGATGAAATCACGCATGAAACAGGACTATTAGCAGTTACAGCAATGGGGATTACGCTTGCGAATATGCATATTTCATCTATTCAGGATATGCGACATTTCAAGGAGAATATCTCGATCTTGCTTACGTCAGCTGTCTTCGTAATGTTGACAGCCTCGTTAACGAAAGAAACGTTACTGCAAATCTTAGATATTAACATCTTGGCATTCGTCTTATTGATGTTGTTTGTCGTACGTCCATTATCGATATGGCTCTCAACCATTGGTACGGATTTAACTTCGGCTGAGAAGACGTTCGTCGGATGGATTGCACCTAGAGGGATTGTGGCTCTAACGGTTGCGAGTTACTTCTCGAGTGTGTTGTCTGAATCAGGATTTGAAGATGCTTCCATTCTGACGTCACTTACGTTTGCCCTTGTATTTTCTACTGTACTTGCTCATGGTTTCTCGATTGGTTGGTTAGCGAAGAAGCTAGGCCTTGCCATAGACAACCAGCCGGGGGTACTAATTGTTGGTGCAAGTTCGTTTAGTACTGCGTTATCGAAGACGTTAAAGGAACTAAAGATTCCTGTACTCATCTCAGATTCCTCTTTCCAAAGGTTAGAAACAGCAAGGAAAGCTGGGATTCCGTTTATTCGTGAAGAGATTCTCTCGGAACAGACGGAGTATAATTTGGACATGACGCCTTATGAATATATGATTGCAGCATCTGAACTGGACTCATACAATGCGCTTGTATGTAACACGTTTGTACCTGAAATTGGTCGTTCGAATTTATTCCAACTTGCGCTTCACAATCGAAGAGGGGAAGATTTAGAGGCGATGGGGAATACAATTGGAGGCCGACTGCTCTTCAATGAACAGGCGACGTGGGAAGCATTGAATGAGAAAGTAGAAAGCGGCTTTGTATTCCGTAAGACGAATATTACGAACCAATACCGTTATCAGCAATACATGGATGAGCGTCATCCAGAGGCGATTCCGCTCTTTATCCTAAAGCCATCAGGCAAAATCGAATTCTTCACAAGGAAGTCTCAGCGTAAAGCTGAACCAGGTGATCTTGTTGTCAGCTTGACGCCTCCTACGAAAGAATTTAAGAAGATTCAAGAGAAAATCACAGAAAAGAAAACCTAA
- a CDS encoding BCCT family transporter, with amino-acid sequence MSEDPIKHTSKIDWPVFAISGGLLVAFVVAAFISIDGVSNFVNVTFAWSSKYFGAFWQVLMLANFLVALYVAFSKYGKVRLGYLEKPEMSTFKWLSIIMATLLAGGGVFWAAAEPMYHFMTTPPINGGIEAMSESAIVPALAQSFMHWGFLAWAILGTISAVVMMYGHYHKGMPLKPRTLLYPIFGERLRNSALGTIVDAFAIIAVAAGTIGPIGFLGLQASYGLSALFGIPDQFSTQLAIIIGLVVVSTISTVTGLHKGIQILSNFNVRLAIGLIAFTVVFGPGGFIIDYFISSFGFYVDNFIPMSTYRADVEWLGSWTVFFWGWFIGYGPMMAILVSRISRGRTIREIITAVGVIAPIITTFWFTVLGGSGIAFEIENPGSVSEQLTNGGMPAAMIAITEQLPLAAIISPLFLLLTIIFVVTTGDSMSYTIAMAVSGEGNPKVWVRIFWAMLMGTIAAILLYVGEGGVSALQNFIVVTAVPVSILLLPVIWLAPRVSKELYNTQIKGK; translated from the coding sequence ATGTCAGAAGATCCTATTAAGCATACTTCTAAAATAGATTGGCCTGTATTCGCCATCAGTGGAGGATTGCTTGTTGCATTCGTTGTTGCAGCTTTTATTAGTATTGACGGAGTCTCAAACTTCGTTAACGTTACATTTGCTTGGTCCTCTAAGTACTTCGGTGCTTTCTGGCAAGTACTTATGTTAGCAAACTTTTTAGTGGCTTTATATGTAGCATTTTCAAAATACGGAAAAGTTCGTTTAGGATATTTAGAAAAACCTGAAATGAGTACCTTCAAATGGTTGTCTATTATTATGGCAACGTTACTCGCAGGTGGAGGCGTGTTCTGGGCAGCGGCTGAGCCGATGTACCACTTTATGACAACCCCTCCGATTAACGGTGGCATTGAAGCTATGTCTGAATCTGCGATTGTTCCTGCGCTTGCGCAAAGCTTTATGCACTGGGGCTTCCTAGCATGGGCAATTCTTGGAACAATCAGTGCCGTCGTCATGATGTACGGTCACTATCATAAGGGTATGCCGTTGAAGCCAAGAACGCTTCTATACCCAATCTTTGGTGAGCGTCTTCGTAATAGTGCACTTGGAACAATTGTTGATGCATTTGCCATTATCGCAGTTGCAGCTGGAACAATTGGTCCAATCGGATTCCTTGGCTTACAAGCAAGCTACGGTTTATCCGCGCTGTTTGGAATTCCAGATCAATTCTCAACTCAGCTTGCGATTATTATCGGTCTTGTTGTTGTATCCACAATTTCAACGGTAACAGGACTTCATAAAGGAATTCAGATCTTAAGTAACTTTAACGTTCGACTTGCAATTGGACTCATTGCGTTCACGGTTGTATTTGGACCTGGTGGGTTCATCATTGATTACTTTATTTCTTCATTTGGTTTCTACGTGGATAATTTCATTCCAATGAGTACGTACCGCGCTGACGTTGAATGGTTAGGTAGCTGGACGGTCTTCTTCTGGGGTTGGTTCATTGGGTATGGTCCAATGATGGCAATTCTAGTAAGCCGTATTTCTAGAGGTCGTACGATTCGTGAAATTATTACAGCGGTAGGTGTTATTGCACCAATCATTACAACGTTCTGGTTTACTGTACTAGGTGGTTCAGGAATCGCATTTGAAATCGAAAACCCTGGATCTGTTTCTGAGCAGCTTACAAATGGTGGTATGCCAGCAGCGATGATTGCGATTACGGAACAACTTCCGTTGGCAGCAATTATTTCACCGCTATTCTTACTTCTAACGATCATCTTCGTAGTAACGACAGGTGACTCGATGTCTTATACGATTGCGATGGCCGTGTCTGGTGAAGGAAATCCAAAAGTTTGGGTTCGAATCTTCTGGGCGATGCTAATGGGTACGATTGCAGCCATTCTTCTTTATGTGGGTGAAGGCGGCGTATCAGCCCTTCAGAACTTCATCGTCGTAACGGCAGTGCCTGTGTCCATCTTATTACTACCGGTCATCTGGCTCGCACCTCGTGTTTCTAAAGAATTGTATAATACGCAAATTAAAGGTAAATAA
- a CDS encoding WD40 repeat domain-containing protein, whose protein sequence is MKLFRTIMGHSSHVNKAVFSPDGALVSSAGFSGELCVWDVRSGELVHDLKGHEQSVNGIVFNEEGTVLYSAAKDGYVIEWDVQSGEQLRSIQVDKKGVSSLFIDELQGKLFYSTPKFMVGVLLLKDFTICLEKKATSKNINLLHYCSQINLLAIGGLGEEVTFLSTAGEEVDYLHSAHEMAVMGFKFFDKGKRALSVGYNGEVYEWDLTSHNRSEIVNLSQKAYYSLAVHPDERHFAISLPYAVKLMTREGEERFHFDLKSKGNYALNFSRDGQALALASADKRIRIWTL, encoded by the coding sequence GTGAAGTTATTTCGTACAATAATGGGGCATTCCTCCCATGTAAATAAAGCGGTGTTCTCACCGGATGGGGCGCTTGTTTCTTCTGCAGGATTTAGTGGTGAATTGTGCGTGTGGGATGTAAGGAGTGGAGAGCTCGTACATGATTTAAAGGGTCACGAACAATCTGTTAATGGGATTGTATTTAACGAAGAGGGGACGGTCCTTTACTCCGCAGCGAAAGACGGCTACGTCATAGAGTGGGATGTGCAATCAGGGGAACAGTTAAGATCTATTCAAGTGGATAAGAAAGGGGTTTCTTCCCTGTTTATTGATGAGCTACAAGGTAAGCTCTTCTATAGTACACCAAAGTTCATGGTAGGAGTGCTTCTTCTTAAAGACTTTACAATTTGTTTAGAGAAAAAGGCAACTTCTAAAAATATCAACTTGTTACATTATTGTAGTCAAATAAATTTATTAGCCATTGGAGGCCTTGGAGAAGAGGTGACGTTTCTCTCTACTGCAGGGGAAGAGGTAGATTATCTTCATTCTGCACACGAAATGGCTGTAATGGGGTTTAAATTCTTTGATAAGGGGAAACGAGCGTTGTCGGTTGGCTACAACGGGGAGGTGTACGAGTGGGACTTAACGAGCCATAACCGATCTGAAATTGTTAATCTCTCTCAGAAGGCGTATTATTCCTTAGCCGTTCATCCGGATGAAAGGCACTTCGCAATATCGCTTCCATATGCTGTGAAGCTGATGACACGTGAAGGGGAAGAACGATTTCACTTCGACCTTAAATCAAAAGGGAACTACGCGCTAAATTTCTCACGAGATGGACAAGCACTAGCGCTTGCATCCGCGGATAAGCGTATACGTATTTGGACATTATAG
- the brnQ gene encoding branched-chain amino acid transport system II carrier protein, with protein sequence MRTKDIFLIGFMLFALFFGAGNLIYPPSLGIQAGTSYWLAISGFIITGVGLPILGVTAIALGGTDARGFASRVSPLFGTVFASVIYLAIAPFFGIPRAANVAYEMGVEPLFGSVTSGWVLPVFSVLFFALVYWVSLNPSKIVDRIGQWLTPILLIAIVGLCMASFLGFEAPAQSPSGDYTEGPFFSGFINGYLTMDAIAGLAFGIIVVKALKDRGVAQKRTLIKQTLKAGAVTAAGLIFVYTSIGWIGTKMASEGTFDNGGDILSNATAMLFGPNGALLLGVIVALACFTTCVGLTVANSQFFSETFQSISYQTMVRLTTLVSLLITNLGLSQIIEISVPVLSFVYPLAIVLMVLSLFDALFNSSPYVYRGALLLTFIVALYDGLNALAINVSFLEQILTPLPLFQEGLGWITLALIGAFLGWLYSLINPTPQPASKKVS encoded by the coding sequence ATGCGCACGAAAGATATATTCCTTATCGGGTTTATGTTGTTTGCCCTATTCTTTGGAGCCGGGAATCTAATTTACCCGCCTAGCCTCGGTATTCAAGCCGGAACTTCCTACTGGCTAGCTATAAGTGGATTTATTATTACAGGTGTTGGATTGCCTATATTAGGGGTGACTGCAATCGCCCTTGGTGGAACGGATGCAAGAGGATTCGCATCAAGGGTATCCCCACTCTTCGGGACCGTGTTCGCATCCGTCATTTATTTAGCTATTGCGCCCTTCTTTGGGATTCCAAGAGCGGCCAATGTAGCCTACGAAATGGGCGTTGAGCCTCTCTTTGGATCGGTTACGAGCGGATGGGTGCTACCAGTCTTCTCTGTCTTATTCTTTGCACTTGTGTACTGGGTAAGTCTTAACCCTAGTAAGATTGTAGACCGGATTGGTCAATGGCTGACTCCTATTCTTCTCATTGCAATCGTAGGCCTCTGTATGGCAAGCTTCTTAGGCTTCGAAGCGCCAGCTCAGTCACCAAGTGGTGATTATACAGAAGGACCTTTCTTTAGCGGATTTATCAATGGATATCTTACGATGGATGCCATTGCGGGACTTGCATTCGGTATTATTGTTGTGAAGGCATTAAAAGACAGAGGCGTCGCTCAAAAAAGAACGTTGATTAAGCAGACGTTAAAAGCTGGGGCTGTCACAGCAGCCGGTCTTATTTTCGTTTATACGTCTATTGGGTGGATTGGTACCAAGATGGCAAGCGAAGGAACCTTCGACAATGGCGGTGATATTCTGTCCAATGCGACCGCCATGCTATTTGGACCTAACGGGGCTCTGTTACTCGGCGTAATTGTAGCTCTCGCATGTTTCACAACATGTGTAGGACTCACTGTTGCAAACAGTCAGTTCTTCTCAGAAACGTTTCAATCTATTTCGTATCAAACCATGGTTCGACTCACCACGCTTGTTAGTTTATTGATTACAAATCTAGGTCTGAGTCAAATTATTGAAATCTCTGTACCCGTCCTCTCATTCGTTTACCCATTGGCGATTGTATTAATGGTGTTGTCGTTATTTGACGCACTGTTCAATAGTTCGCCGTACGTGTATCGAGGAGCACTACTATTGACCTTTATCGTAGCTCTCTACGATGGACTGAACGCGTTGGCTATCAATGTATCGTTCCTTGAACAGATTTTAACTCCTTTACCTTTATTCCAAGAAGGACTGGGGTGGATTACGTTGGCTCTTATAGGGGCGTTCCTTGGGTGGTTATATAGCTTGATTAACCCTACCCCTCAACCAGCCTCTAAAAAGGTTTCATAG
- a CDS encoding AI-2E family transporter — protein MSTLIHRKWFQSLIVAILVFILIWMISQVSFIFGPLTKYIGAVAFPFIAAGVLYYVTRPIVLFLERYKVPRFLAILTVFGIIIFVVYLISTFIAPIAQSQFTKLIDNWPAMVQEVEYLVSIWQSNQSILPDQVTTTLEDMQDKLFANLQDLAVNATSIIVTAISSIVQFLFLLVLVPFFLFYMLKDGEKLKPFLMQFFKERKAQSFGRLLNGIDSTLSAFIQGQMLVSVCVGILLYIGYLIVGLPYALSLALFGMITNVIPFAGPYLAVIPALLVAMFQNPLTIVWVIVIMIIAQQIEGNLISPNVMGKALSLHPLTIITLILAAGSIAGFIGLLFVIPFYAVVKTIVVHFYREWLNEPEI, from the coding sequence GTGTCGACGCTTATACATAGAAAATGGTTTCAATCACTCATTGTAGCCATCCTTGTGTTTATTCTCATCTGGATGATTAGCCAAGTCAGCTTTATCTTTGGCCCACTAACGAAATATATCGGTGCCGTTGCTTTTCCCTTTATCGCAGCAGGAGTGCTGTACTATGTAACAAGACCCATCGTTCTGTTCCTGGAACGCTACAAAGTTCCTCGGTTTTTAGCGATTTTAACCGTGTTCGGAATCATCATCTTTGTAGTTTATTTAATTTCCACATTTATCGCACCAATCGCTCAAAGTCAGTTTACGAAGCTAATTGACAACTGGCCAGCAATGGTGCAGGAAGTTGAATATCTCGTTAGTATTTGGCAGAGCAACCAATCGATTCTTCCTGATCAAGTCACGACGACACTTGAAGATATGCAAGACAAGCTGTTTGCTAACTTACAAGACCTAGCGGTGAATGCAACATCCATCATCGTGACTGCCATCAGTTCCATCGTACAATTCTTGTTTCTGCTTGTACTTGTGCCGTTCTTCTTATTCTATATGTTGAAAGATGGAGAGAAGCTAAAGCCTTTCCTCATGCAATTCTTTAAGGAACGAAAGGCACAGAGCTTTGGTAGGTTATTAAATGGCATTGATTCAACCTTATCCGCCTTTATCCAAGGTCAAATGCTTGTCAGTGTATGTGTTGGAATCTTGCTTTACATCGGTTATTTAATTGTGGGGCTCCCCTACGCTCTTTCTCTGGCGTTATTCGGAATGATTACAAACGTCATACCGTTCGCAGGACCTTATCTTGCTGTTATTCCTGCGCTACTCGTCGCAATGTTCCAGAATCCGCTCACCATTGTATGGGTGATTGTGATTATGATTATTGCTCAGCAAATTGAAGGAAACCTCATCTCGCCGAACGTCATGGGGAAAGCACTTAGTTTACACCCATTAACCATTATTACGTTAATTCTAGCAGCAGGTAGCATTGCTGGATTTATCGGTTTGTTATTTGTCATCCCATTCTACGCTGTCGTGAAGACAATCGTTGTACATTTCTACCGAGAATGGCTGAACGAACCAGAAATCTAA